One Chiloscyllium plagiosum isolate BGI_BamShark_2017 chromosome 14, ASM401019v2, whole genome shotgun sequence genomic region harbors:
- the LOC122556735 gene encoding uncharacterized protein KIAA0232-like isoform X1 produces MMSSILGLEKTESMQGHSVQAPTHSSSISSDSSEAENDFYENPEEVKSSKLSQSQCKRWMAGRNQTPKENQIRASLCSTDKPSLRKSTGKGNGLNKQRNNKRWKRSTKVVRKTADLNTATELKFKDEGQEFKEEPQWYTEPLSDNVISNNLKSKLETAYKSSVPSFDTDLLEKLPASIRDLCIDDNCPTDYLWTGAFVDGHFVDIPALLDKGELNEILDCSKSNLDSLDNLQKSVDLICEGDINQSVMDSCAFDLKQDTGSPNVIGSKDEDLTRFEGEHSVVLDGGPLNIWEDGPTACRLETLTSSSISYANPLSSNWLPSTSESSLIGKTGAESLPKDLSDKDVCWQELSEMSEKESYFSVIKNPDDIVFSGETTNWEINSQGEHVSLEPSHSSQLITNKSDDGENKSCFPNMFGKDCNSWSSLCKSGNFRNVDTVADPIELSVNMTTDIPTACSEDDLLSLLPGSEYLQLDDSILIELPVMASKEKLEVTKHDIQTDEMKAGKWNPIFGICQEDLSEKKDDLSSRVIEEIWKASPGENKTTFSEDGITKCHSCSIGTELSVKQVAPADCTKCSLQNSENNFWEEQLGKSQILDTVDIDMSKHSEWKIGSEVTDDSIPKCIKLLMTQSNKECEFSSSKNTLLKTASTRSTSESSNFNVYPKSLIKADLQHSVPIEEQSIINDISIDLPEDLWGNLTDYLNDSTEPRECSYLPFELSFPVPQMCTVTSPLDSNNGDMNQQPRTKPKLSSDLIISHNDKLLTSQECMTMSVRSNVYPTSGQLLTKEVVLTRLEDIAVPKPEHNICSDQHGLSENSDSAVGAENLEQDLQILQAELESKSCKETSLDKRNLISQDANEDKLNFLQSQFQDLYPDHDHSKMPQQAIDYKGCTSNNRKTEEDDQQPLEKGKTNNANELELSKECCPFSNRHSEVLLSKAESMENCPKEACCLPVSSKYTVDSLCSRNPTIVITSVDANPSEEQPMLTKPNETDLEPEDPRTDQKLCRSLKDCET; encoded by the exons ATGATGAGCAGTATCTTAGGCTTGGAGAAAACAGAATCGATGCAGGGTCATTCTGTACAAGCACCAACTCATTCAAGTtctatttcctctgactccagcgAAGCTGAAAATGACTTTTATGAAAACCCTGAGGAAGTGAAATCTTCCAAGCTTTCACAAAGCCAGTGCAAGAGATGGATGGCAGGAAGAAATCAAACACCAAAGGAGAATCAAATTAGAGCATCTCTGTGCTCCACTGACAAACCCTCATTAAGGAAAAGTACTGGCAAAGGTAATGGGTTGAACAAGCAAAGAAATAATAAAAGGTGGAAGAGGTCTACAAAAGTTGTCAGAAAAACTGCTGATCTGAACACTGCAACAGAGTTGAAGTTTAAAGATGAAGGACAGGAATTTAAAGAAGAACCTCAGTGGTATACTGAGCCTCTTTCAGACAATGTCATCTCTAACAATTTAAAAAGTAAGTTAGAAACTGCTTACAAGAGCAGTGTACCTTCATTTGATACTGACCTGTTGGAAAAATTGCCAGCATCCATTAGAGATCTATGCATTGATGACAATTGTCCTACAGATTACCTCTGGACAGGTGCATTTGTTGATGGTCACTTTGTTGATATTCCAGCATTACTTGATAAAGGTGAATTAAATGAGATTTTAGATTGTTCTAAATCAAATTTAGATTCCCTGGATAATCTTCAGAAATCAGTAGACCTCATCTGTGAAGGAGATATTAATCAATCTGTGATGGATTCTTGTGCCTTTGATTTAAAACAAGACACTGGATCCCCTAACGTTATTGGAAGCAAAGATGAAGATCTAACCAGATTTGAAGGGGAACATAGTGTAGTGTTGGACGGAGGACCTTTGAATATATGGGAAGATGGCCCAACAGCATGTAGACTGGAAACTCTAACTTCGTCAAGTATATCCTACGCAAACCCACTCAGCTCTAACTGGCTGCCATCCACTTCTGAATCATCTTTAATTGGTAAGACAGGAGCAGAATCACTTCCCAAAGATTTGTCAGATAAAGATGTTtgttggcaagaactttcagaaatGAGTGAGAAAGAGtcttatttttcagttataaAAAATCCAGATGATATTGTATTTTCTGGTGAAACTACTAATTGGGAAATTAATTCACAAGGAGAGCATGTTTCATTAGAACCATCTCATTCTTCTCAGTTAATTACCAACAAAAGTGATGATGGTGAAAATAAATCCTGTTTTCCAAATATGTTTGGAAAAGATTGTAATTCATGGTCTTCGTTATGTAAATCTGGTAACTTCAGGAATGTTGACACAGTAGCTGACCCTATAGAGCTGAGTGTAAACATGACTACAGATATCCCAACTGCTTGTTCAGAAGATGACCTCCTCAGTTTGCTCCCTGGTAGTGAATATTTACAGTTGGATGATAGTATTTTAATTGAACTTCCAGTCATGGCTTCAAAAGAAAAATTAGAAGTAACAAAACAtgatattcaaacagatgagatgaaagctggaaaatggaatccAATTTTTGGAATTTGTCAAGAGGACCTTTCTGAAAAGAAGGATGACTTAAGTTCCAGAGTAATTGAAGAAATATGGAAAGCCTCACCAGGAGAgaataaaacaacattttcagAAGATGGAATCACCAAATGTCATAGCTGTTCTATAGGAACAGAACTATCTGTGAAACAAGTGGCTCCTGCAGATTGTACGAAATGTTCTTTGCAAAATTCGGAAAATAATTTCTGGGAAGAGCAACTTGGAAAGTCTCAAATTTTGGATACAGTGGATATTGATATGTCAAAGCATAGTGAGTGGAAAATTGGCTCTGAAGTGACAGATGATTCAATTCCAAAATGTATTAAACTCTTAATGACTCAAAGTAACAAAGAGTGTGAATTTTCATCTTCAAAGAATACTCTTCTGAAAACTGCATCTACTCGTAGTACATCAGAGTCCAGCAACTTTAATGTTTATCCAAAGTCTTTAATAAAGGCTGATTTGCAACACAGTGTTCCCATAGAAGAGCAAAGTATAATTAATGACATTTCTATAGACCTACCCGAAGATTTGTGGGGAAATTTAACGGATTATCTGAATGATTCTACAGAACCAAGGGAATGTTCCTATCTCCCCTTTGAACTCAGTTTTCCTGTTCCACAAATGTGTACTGTAACAAGTCCATTAGATTCCAATAATGGTGATATGAACCAACAACCGAGGACTAAACCAAAACTCAGTTCAGATTTAATAATTTCCCACAATGACAAATTACTGACTTCACAAGAATGCATGACAATGTCAGTACGGTCCAATGTTTACCCCACCTCTGGACAATTACTTACAAAAGAAGTAGTTCTTACAAGATTGGAGGACATTGCTGTCCCAAAACCAGAACACAATATCTGCAGTGATCAGCATGGATTATCTGAAAATTCGGATTCTGCAGTGGGTGCAGAGAACCTCGAACAAGATTTGCAGATTCTTCAAGCAGAATTAGAGTCCAAATCCTGTAAAGAGACCAGTTTAGATAAAAGGAATTTAATCTCTCAGGATGCAAATGAAGATAAGTTGAATTTTCTTCAGTCGCAGTTCCAAGATCTGTATCCAGACCATGATCATTCAAAGATGCCTCAGCAAGCCATAGATTATAAGGGTTGTACTTCCAATAATAGAAAGACAGAGGAGGATGATCAACAACCATTAGAAAAAGGCAAGACAAACAATGCCAATGAGCTTGAATTATCTAAGGAATGTTGCCCTTTCTCTAATAGACATTCTGAG GTTCTCCTATCCAAAGCAGAAAGCATGGAGAATTGCCCTAAAGAGGCTTGTTGCCTGCCTGTTTCTTCAAAATATACAG TAGATTCTTTATGCAGCAGAAATCCCACTATTGTGATAACATCCGTAGACGCTAATccatctgaagagcaacctatG
- the LOC122556735 gene encoding uncharacterized protein KIAA0232-like isoform X2, with translation MMSSILGLEKTESMQGHSVQAPTHSSSISSDSSEAENDFYENPEEVKSSKLSQSQCKRWMAGRNQTPKENQIRASLCSTDKPSLRKSTGKGNGLNKQRNNKRWKRSTKVVRKTADLNTATELKFKDEGQEFKEEPQWYTEPLSDNVISNNLKSKLETAYKSSVPSFDTDLLEKLPASIRDLCIDDNCPTDYLWTGAFVDGHFVDIPALLDKGELNEILDCSKSNLDSLDNLQKSVDLICEGDINQSVMDSCAFDLKQDTGSPNVIGSKDEDLTRFEGEHSVVLDGGPLNIWEDGPTACRLETLTSSSISYANPLSSNWLPSTSESSLIGKTGAESLPKDLSDKDVCWQELSEMSEKESYFSVIKNPDDIVFSGETTNWEINSQGEHVSLEPSHSSQLITNKSDDGENKSCFPNMFGKDCNSWSSLCKSGNFRNVDTVADPIELSVNMTTDIPTACSEDDLLSLLPGSEYLQLDDSILIELPVMASKEKLEVTKHDIQTDEMKAGKWNPIFGICQEDLSEKKDDLSSRVIEEIWKASPGENKTTFSEDGITKCHSCSIGTELSVKQVAPADCTKCSLQNSENNFWEEQLGKSQILDTVDIDMSKHSEWKIGSEVTDDSIPKCIKLLMTQSNKECEFSSSKNTLLKTASTRSTSESSNFNVYPKSLIKADLQHSVPIEEQSIINDISIDLPEDLWGNLTDYLNDSTEPRECSYLPFELSFPVPQMCTVTSPLDSNNGDMNQQPRTKPKLSSDLIISHNDKLLTSQECMTMSVRSNVYPTSGQLLTKEVVLTRLEDIAVPKPEHNICSDQHGLSENSDSAVGAENLEQDLQILQAELESKSCKETSLDKRNLISQDANEDKLNFLQSQFQDLYPDHDHSKMPQQAIDYKGCTSNNRKTEEDDQQPLEKGKTNNANELELSKECCPFSNRHSEVLLSKAESMENCPKEACCLPVSSKYTDSLCSRNPTIVITSVDANPSEEQPMLTKPNETDLEPEDPRTDQKLCRSLKDCET, from the exons ATGATGAGCAGTATCTTAGGCTTGGAGAAAACAGAATCGATGCAGGGTCATTCTGTACAAGCACCAACTCATTCAAGTtctatttcctctgactccagcgAAGCTGAAAATGACTTTTATGAAAACCCTGAGGAAGTGAAATCTTCCAAGCTTTCACAAAGCCAGTGCAAGAGATGGATGGCAGGAAGAAATCAAACACCAAAGGAGAATCAAATTAGAGCATCTCTGTGCTCCACTGACAAACCCTCATTAAGGAAAAGTACTGGCAAAGGTAATGGGTTGAACAAGCAAAGAAATAATAAAAGGTGGAAGAGGTCTACAAAAGTTGTCAGAAAAACTGCTGATCTGAACACTGCAACAGAGTTGAAGTTTAAAGATGAAGGACAGGAATTTAAAGAAGAACCTCAGTGGTATACTGAGCCTCTTTCAGACAATGTCATCTCTAACAATTTAAAAAGTAAGTTAGAAACTGCTTACAAGAGCAGTGTACCTTCATTTGATACTGACCTGTTGGAAAAATTGCCAGCATCCATTAGAGATCTATGCATTGATGACAATTGTCCTACAGATTACCTCTGGACAGGTGCATTTGTTGATGGTCACTTTGTTGATATTCCAGCATTACTTGATAAAGGTGAATTAAATGAGATTTTAGATTGTTCTAAATCAAATTTAGATTCCCTGGATAATCTTCAGAAATCAGTAGACCTCATCTGTGAAGGAGATATTAATCAATCTGTGATGGATTCTTGTGCCTTTGATTTAAAACAAGACACTGGATCCCCTAACGTTATTGGAAGCAAAGATGAAGATCTAACCAGATTTGAAGGGGAACATAGTGTAGTGTTGGACGGAGGACCTTTGAATATATGGGAAGATGGCCCAACAGCATGTAGACTGGAAACTCTAACTTCGTCAAGTATATCCTACGCAAACCCACTCAGCTCTAACTGGCTGCCATCCACTTCTGAATCATCTTTAATTGGTAAGACAGGAGCAGAATCACTTCCCAAAGATTTGTCAGATAAAGATGTTtgttggcaagaactttcagaaatGAGTGAGAAAGAGtcttatttttcagttataaAAAATCCAGATGATATTGTATTTTCTGGTGAAACTACTAATTGGGAAATTAATTCACAAGGAGAGCATGTTTCATTAGAACCATCTCATTCTTCTCAGTTAATTACCAACAAAAGTGATGATGGTGAAAATAAATCCTGTTTTCCAAATATGTTTGGAAAAGATTGTAATTCATGGTCTTCGTTATGTAAATCTGGTAACTTCAGGAATGTTGACACAGTAGCTGACCCTATAGAGCTGAGTGTAAACATGACTACAGATATCCCAACTGCTTGTTCAGAAGATGACCTCCTCAGTTTGCTCCCTGGTAGTGAATATTTACAGTTGGATGATAGTATTTTAATTGAACTTCCAGTCATGGCTTCAAAAGAAAAATTAGAAGTAACAAAACAtgatattcaaacagatgagatgaaagctggaaaatggaatccAATTTTTGGAATTTGTCAAGAGGACCTTTCTGAAAAGAAGGATGACTTAAGTTCCAGAGTAATTGAAGAAATATGGAAAGCCTCACCAGGAGAgaataaaacaacattttcagAAGATGGAATCACCAAATGTCATAGCTGTTCTATAGGAACAGAACTATCTGTGAAACAAGTGGCTCCTGCAGATTGTACGAAATGTTCTTTGCAAAATTCGGAAAATAATTTCTGGGAAGAGCAACTTGGAAAGTCTCAAATTTTGGATACAGTGGATATTGATATGTCAAAGCATAGTGAGTGGAAAATTGGCTCTGAAGTGACAGATGATTCAATTCCAAAATGTATTAAACTCTTAATGACTCAAAGTAACAAAGAGTGTGAATTTTCATCTTCAAAGAATACTCTTCTGAAAACTGCATCTACTCGTAGTACATCAGAGTCCAGCAACTTTAATGTTTATCCAAAGTCTTTAATAAAGGCTGATTTGCAACACAGTGTTCCCATAGAAGAGCAAAGTATAATTAATGACATTTCTATAGACCTACCCGAAGATTTGTGGGGAAATTTAACGGATTATCTGAATGATTCTACAGAACCAAGGGAATGTTCCTATCTCCCCTTTGAACTCAGTTTTCCTGTTCCACAAATGTGTACTGTAACAAGTCCATTAGATTCCAATAATGGTGATATGAACCAACAACCGAGGACTAAACCAAAACTCAGTTCAGATTTAATAATTTCCCACAATGACAAATTACTGACTTCACAAGAATGCATGACAATGTCAGTACGGTCCAATGTTTACCCCACCTCTGGACAATTACTTACAAAAGAAGTAGTTCTTACAAGATTGGAGGACATTGCTGTCCCAAAACCAGAACACAATATCTGCAGTGATCAGCATGGATTATCTGAAAATTCGGATTCTGCAGTGGGTGCAGAGAACCTCGAACAAGATTTGCAGATTCTTCAAGCAGAATTAGAGTCCAAATCCTGTAAAGAGACCAGTTTAGATAAAAGGAATTTAATCTCTCAGGATGCAAATGAAGATAAGTTGAATTTTCTTCAGTCGCAGTTCCAAGATCTGTATCCAGACCATGATCATTCAAAGATGCCTCAGCAAGCCATAGATTATAAGGGTTGTACTTCCAATAATAGAAAGACAGAGGAGGATGATCAACAACCATTAGAAAAAGGCAAGACAAACAATGCCAATGAGCTTGAATTATCTAAGGAATGTTGCCCTTTCTCTAATAGACATTCTGAG GTTCTCCTATCCAAAGCAGAAAGCATGGAGAATTGCCCTAAAGAGGCTTGTTGCCTGCCTGTTTCTTCAAAATATACAG ATTCTTTATGCAGCAGAAATCCCACTATTGTGATAACATCCGTAGACGCTAATccatctgaagagcaacctatG